In Halictus rubicundus isolate RS-2024b chromosome 1, iyHalRubi1_principal, whole genome shotgun sequence, the sequence TTACGATCTCAGTTGATAGTGTTATTGCAAAATAGAGTTTTCAACGAAGATGCAGAGtatttgaagaaaaattttacCCTTAAAATGTTCAGAAAAGAATATCCCAGATATCCGACGATCGAACAAGTATACATAACCGACGAAGAAAAAACTTATACGATGGATCTGAGACCATTCATGAATCCTGCCCCTTACACGTTACAACATGTTAGTAATTTATTACCCATTCTactttttatttgaaagttCCAACTAGTTATACTAGCTTACTCTTTTCAGTCTGCAACACTGCCGCGAACATTTAGACTCTTCAGAGCTTTAGGTCTTCGTCATTTACCAGTTGTAAATGATACAAACGAGGTACTAACAATTGCACTTTTTAACATAATCTGTCTACAAAAGAATACTACttgtttatatatttttcaggtGATTGGAATTATTACACGAAAAGATGTTGCCAGATTTAGGATATGGAAACATACAGGAAGGATGGGATTAGATGAACTTGTAATTACGAACAAAATGTAATTATAACTCTCCTCTACGAATATAGAGGAAAGGTGCTATTTGGTTACTCAGAAGATCTTTAATTACACAAtatgtttatatatatttatatacgttACGCTTTTGTAAGAATACAAAAAAGATTTGTAAGCCGCATGAAGCTCAAAATACATCAAAGATAACTTTAAAGTATTAAAAGTGACAAAGAACAGAAGAAAACGAATCACAGAAAGTATAgtattaattatttacaaataatTGCCAACCCAGCCAAGACCATAATTTAAAGAAAAGGTATATAGGAAGAAGTACTAATAgtagaagaaaataatattcataCGATGAAGTAGACATGTTCatctatttaatttttataaaaccagTTCCCTCCGTCTTAAACACCCTCTAGCATAGGGTGCAATAAAATAATGCAACACCTTTACATACAACCTGGAACACGaaagaatattttgttataAACTATCGGatatatttgtttatacttGTTTCTTATCTATGTACTCATTAAGAAAatcaaaagaaattaaattaagaaTTTTATCAATATTTGTTTCTATCATTTATTTTCACAACATGGGCTTACATGTAGCATCTAATCAACATAAACTTAAATATGTAATTCTATACAATGTGTatagaaaaaatcaatatttctgCATTAATTATGCAAAACatacattttcataaaatatcaATTGTATAACGTCTAAATGTTAAAACCCTTAGGATGACGGTAATTACGTTCCTTGACTATAGCTGGCAAAGAACCGAATGTTCTCTCTTACCAACATGAAAtgctaaatgaaaaataatgcgATTAAATTTAACTGAAAATCCCATTGCTAAGATGTTATTTTCTGTGATGTAGTGAAAGCGTACAATGAGATAAAGAGATAAATAACGTTACGATTGAACATTCGAAAAACGTTCCCGTGAGAACGACATATTGCTAACTTTGAAGACCGAAGGTATAGAAGAAATGTCGTCGATTAATTGCAGCTCCCTATTTTAGGAGCGAATCACCTTGAGACAGTTATAGCTACAGAGAAGAAGGCAGCTATCTCTTTCTAATACCCGATTAACCGAGACCTTAGAATTTTTGTGAAACTGTATCGGCGGAAAAAAGTGCACAGCGAAGTCTTACGTTCAAGTACATATTACGATGATTTTTCTCTTGTCTTCGGGGTTTGTGAAAACGGCAAACATTTGACATTCGCAATAGAACAAAGAATATTATCTGCTTGTAACACGGATGCAAAACGGATAATCAATGTCAAATATTTACCGTCGGAACGCACGTGATTCGAAAGTTCAACGGCATTGTCTACAAAGGTCCGCCATTCTTGTGATTGGCCTTTGAATCAGGCTGACATTAAGCATGCGCGCGTACCAGGGAAAAGGAAGCTaactcaaataatttttttcagcGACACACGTTTTATCCAACGAAATGAATGATTGCAAGCGGACTGGAAACGACAATGTTttaaaaacgaaaaagaaaacagattCAAGCAGAGAGAAAAGAATGAGCACGCACAGACTTGTAGTGAAACCTCATGAAACCGAAGAGGAAGCTATAATTCGCAGATTTCACGATGCACAGAGAATGGCAAGATTTAGAGCCAGAAAGAAAAAGATTTTGGAAGAAGCAAAAGCGCTCGAAGCATTAAGATTTAATGAGCTTACAGTGATCGCAGAACTGAAAAAAAGGAACATGATATTTGAAACTAATAAGTCTATCGTTAATGTACAGAATATTGGCAAATTTCATACACCCCTATCTGCACAAAAATCATCGACTATTGTACGCATTGCTTGTGGACAAAGTAGATACTCCCAATTATTAAGTGTTATCGAGGAACtgggaaaaaatattaaattaatgtaTGCCGGTAGTAAAACTTcagcagaaaaattgaagaCAGGCATTATGCAAGCAAGAATATTAATCAAAGAGTGCTTATTGGAGACAGAAATGAATTTGTGGCAGTAATTTCTAAAACGAATACATCAAATTTTGTGAGCTGTCAACTTATCATCCCCGCTAACATACGAATAATGTAACCCTTAATTCTATtggaacatgaaaaaatatataaattatccAGAAATATTCTCTCCCGAACGAATAATTGTTACAATAAGATATGTTACATTATGAAGCTTTACTTGCACAAACGGATAAAATGTATATCTTAAAGTTAAACTCATTTCTGAATAGAACATGAGTGACGAGTATAAACATAATATCAACAAACAAAGTTCATTGATATAGTAACAGTAATGCTCCATACAAAAACAGTGAACAACAATTCTAGAATCGATTAAGAAAATTGTCTAAACTCCTGaatgaaattttgaatttaATAAAGTCTGTATGTGTGTAAATAATTCGAGTATATGTAGAATGTTTTTCGATTACCTAGAAGATACCGTTGAATCCCGAACATGTCGGTTCGAAAAagaagtaataataattataataaataattatagattattattttgaatttgATTTCGCAAATGTGTTTTTGTAACTCGAAAGTTCTTCGAAAACGAAAACCTTCTCAGCGAGTTCACCATGAATAAGTTTTCGCCTTTTCGTCTgaaagaatagaagaaaatCCGTCAAAAATTTTTCATTCCTTCCAGGAATAACTCTTTGTTTAAACTACTAAGGGGTCAAAGTACTGTCAAGAACAGAATGAACAGAACGCCAGGAATCTTGTATTTTGTTTCGGAAAACATTGCttagaaaagaatattttaaaaatttgctatTTGTATTTCAAGTATTAGCTTCCATTAAAAAGCTCGGACACCTTTCCGCACTTTCTCTTGCAAAAGTACGAACTAACCTTCGAGTTGAAGtgaaattctacaatttttaaaattcttacAGCATCCTAACCCCTTAAGAGAATTCACCGTAACTTGAATATTTCCACGGAAACATCCTATTATCGTAAGAAAAAAATCTGCGATCACCAACAACAGCGAAGAAGAGAATAAGACGGCCGAACGTTCCAAGAGTGTTCACGGCTGTTTGACAATGTCGTCGTGTATTTTAAGACGCGGTCGGTTCAGTCAATTGTTTTGCGGTCTCTTGGGTCGTACACCTGTCCGTCGTGAAGTTGCAGACGGGAGTAGGAAGGGGTTATGGTCAATAAACGCAACCACGTCACACGCAGCCTATCGGCGACCCCGCTTGGCCCCTTAAAGTGGCTCCGAACGAAAATCTTACATGTCGGCCGATATTGCTTTTGTGCGTTTGTCTGCAGGATATCTTAAGAAAAACTGGACTGATTTTCAAGGGAACGCCGCCAACGGACCCGTTTCACCTCAGTGAAGATGCGAATGTAAAATGAATTCGGTCTACGGCACGGTTTAGCTTCACGGCCGGTTAATCGTGCGTTTCAGTGAACTGACCGAATTGCGTCCGCCATTGTTGTGATTGGTGAACGTTTCAGAGAAGACGGCGTTCTTAGATTGGCGCGCATGCGCCCGGCGTGCTACTTGACGACGCTCTTCTTTCGAATTTTGGGAGACACGCACACACAAGGGAACGTGACACAGGTAGCTGACATCTACATACACATGCGCATCCACTTACACGCATACATGCCATTTCGAAAACAGTGTTCGTTACTTGATTTTTGCGCACGTGCCATAGAATTTTTTTTCGAGTTCGTTGCCGCGTCTTTTTAGATATCGAAAATTTAATTGTTCCCCATGATTTTTTCACTTGTCGCGACGATGAAAGTGGTTAACGGAGTATTTCCGATAGGATCATCGAGTTGACGTCTTTCTATTGCCGCAAAAGCAAAGTCATTTTTCGGTCACTATCTGCCTGTCAGTGATCTTGTTCGATCGGTGATTCTGCTTAATGACAATTAACCAGAACTACCAAACGTGGATGAATttattactatttttaaatatgtacgtgaacatacatacaaatttaaacaaaattttcaagTAAAAGCAAAGAAATGTTGAAATTAACATTACTTTTTCTTGCCAATGTTACAGATAATGTGGGGCAAAGAAAATGGACTAAGCATCGCAGAATACATAAAAGTATACGTATGAATCATTTAGTCAATATCTAAAAAGGAACAAGAGAAACTCAACCGCATACAATCGAAACGTAtgcataaaatatattttgtggaTAGTTTGATATTTAAATCTTACAAAAATGACAGTCAATATAGGTGATTGTACCTATGCCATGCATAATTGTATGTTATGCCTAAGGCTAAAAAGAAATCTTACCTTAAAAAGGTAAGGGAAATGCGAGAATATAGACGAGAAAAGCTGAGGTCAGAGACAATAGAAGAACGTGCTATTAGATTGTATACTGCCGCTGAAAGAATGAAGAACGCTAGGGCAAAAGAAACTGAGGAGCAAGCAGCTATAAGAAGAATGCAAGAGGCTCAACGGATGGCCAGGCATCGTGCTAAAAAGAAGCGTTGCCTAGATGAAAATTTAGCAAGAGAAATATCTAAAATTGCCGAACTTTCCAAAATGCCTGATGCTGCGACTATAGCACAAATGTCGGAAATGAATAtgaataaaatttctgcggagCTGAAGCAAATGATGGAAAGGGGGAAAGTACCAGAACATATAGTTCAAATGGCTCAACTTGCTGAATTTAGCAAAATGActgaattaaataaaatgtcTCAGGACATGGCGAAAAGATACGAAATGGAGAAGATGGCAGAATTTGCCAAGACAACGGAATACATGAAGAtgcaagaaattgcaaaaatgtctGAAATAGCTAAAATGAACGAGATGGTGAAGCTCTCGGAAATGGCTAAATACAATGACATTACGAAGATCAATGAGATCGCGAAAATGAATGAGATGATGAAGATTTCTCAGATGGCAAAGATAAACGAAGTTCAAAGAATGAATGAAATAGCCAAACTGAATGAAATGGTGAAAATGACAGAAATGGCTAAATATAATAACGACATAACGAAGTTGAACGAAATTGCACAAATCAATGAGATGGCAAAAGAAATTGCCAAGATGAATGAAAAAACAAAGATGAACGAAATGATTAAAATGGCAAACATACAAAACGACATCACAAAAATGCCAGAGTATTCTAAAATGGCTGAGATGGCGAAGCTAACAGAGCTGGCTAAACTAAACGAGATAACGATAACAAAATTAAACGATCCCCCTCCACCGAAAGTACCAGAAATTCCTCGAATTCCCGAACCTGTGATCACCGTGCCAAATCCAAGAAATTTGCAAAATGTTCAAACTGTACAAGTAGCACAGGCTAGCCCATCCAGTACAATAAATTTTCCTACCGTACCCGGTCAAGGTAAATATGCTCAGTTACTGGTCATAATTGAGGAACTTGGAAGAGACATTCGTCTTTCATACGCGGGAAGTCGTAGTGCAGCCGAACGTCTCAAGATGGGTATTCAACACGCAAGAATTCTTGTACGAGAATGTCTATTGGAAACAGAGCATAATGCACGGCAATGATCTGCCAATACACTTAGCGATTAGATTTTTAGCAGATTATTTTAGATAATGCTATGTACATTGTATGGAGTACAGCAGTATATTTTAAAGGGAGTGTCTTAGCATCCACAAAAATGTGCATAAACGTCTAATTcctaatatttcatattttatacgaATTTAACAGTTGTAAGTTTAATAAAAGAAAGTGTAAGAGGCTGAGAAGATAATAGTTATTTAAAACTTACTATCGCTTTCAATAATAACTAAACAGACTTTTTAGAAAGCATGTACACTTTTGTGGatgcctaaaaaaaaattaatcaattaatagTGCATAATATTGgatataaatgaaatataaatgaaaCGAGCGacttcgttcttttttttctttgtactctttttttctttttttttttttgttagactGGACTCAAAAGCCCCGAGTTTCTatgcataaataaaaattatggagGTATATGTCCTCCTTTGTAAGTTCTAATTTAGTAACTAGGAAGAATGATATTAAACAGGATCAATTTGTACACTGCAGAGTCttcgtttatattttttatggaCAATGTATCACATTTTTTGTTAAAACTATGGGTACCTAGTAATTATACCTACAGTATACATACAGAAGAATTGATCAAACGGAACGTACCTATGGAAAGTATAATCATTGAATATAACTGATTACAAGATATATCTAAATAAAAGGAAAACAATTTTCTACAACCACGTCTATTGATTTAATACCCTTAATTACGAGAGGCCATCGACCAATTCAAAAATAGCGCGAAAATCTTACATATATACTTATAGTCGCGCTCTGGTCCTGGTCCTTTCGGAAGCATGCTTCGGAAATCGGAACACGTTAGTAAACTGTAGTACACTAACGCGGTGCGATGAGAGGCAAAAGTCGcgctaaattttataaattaatttaaaacgtATTACACTCCAtgtcattttatatttatttattcgttctGTGAAGTACTCGTTCACGTATCATTAATATTACATTGAAGGTAAGTTCTACCATGTATCagaagaaattaaatatttcgttTGAGGTTATAATTTGTTATACGAATGTTTTACGAAGATTATATATGAAGTCATATTTTAAAACATTCTCTTTCTATTAAAATATATAGTTCACTGTTATCTATACTAACGAAATTGGTATGTTAGTCAAACTGTATGACTTGTATCGTTGTATTTGTTTCTTTCTAATTTACACTTTCTCCGTAAATTATTTGTTAGgatatttatttaaagaaaGATAGAAGATGGAAGAAGAACGAGGAAGTATAGAAGTACCAACAAAAGTCACAGAGCCGGTATTAAGCGTACCGAATCCAAGAGTACTTCAACAAACTGTTCCCACAGTACCTGGCCAGTCAAAATATATACAGCTACTTAATGTCATAGAAGAACTTGGTCACGAAGTTCGACCTACCTATGCTGGAAGTCGCACTTCAGCTGAAAAAATTAAACGTGGGATTGTACATGCCCGTATTCTAGTCAGAGAATGTTTAGTCGAAACTGAAAGAAGCGCACGCCAATGAAACAGAATTTCTTTATAGCGGTATCCATGTCTGTCAGCTCGAGTCAACCaaatgtgttcaaaatattgaacTATAAGTAATAGTAAATGCACAAAGATTCGAGATCGATTTTGCCTACCTCAAATTTTAGAAAAACATAGTATACTAAGAAACAAGATGTATTCGCATctctatatttttataaaataattagtacAACAACCGTTTACAGTATTTTATATTACAAGAAAGTATTTATTAATTTCCATACTGCCAAAGATTACAATAATAATGTATGGCATAATTTACTAAAATTATACTGCAGGATTGATGCTATATAAACATTTAGTATAGACTCaacaatgtaattgaaattatttattttaatatttatccaATGATGCATTTCACAATGTTTAATGCAACCACAAAGATAGACCAAATACTTGATagtacaaatattttttcatgtatcgaagaaacaaatatttaatgacagaatttacataattaaatattagcaTGGTATTAATGTAAGCAGTATATTGTATACTTGTAATATATATCAATATATTACAGTGTGTTTAAATGAGTACAAactgtacaaattttttaaactgtgaGAGTGAAAGAAACAAAGTTCCTACGATAATTAAATCATCTATTGCTCAGAattataagaatttattaattttaaggaAAAATTTACTAATAAAAATTGCTCTTTGAGATATAGTATAATTTCAAAGATATAATATACTATTGAACAAAATGTACCTTGTCTATATGACTATACAATTTACAAATGCCATATTTTCAGTGTAAATCCAACAAGCAtctagtaaaattattataagATTTTAAACGTGTAATCGTTTGTCCATGTAAGTACTTGCATTCATAATATTAAGTTgcaagaatttgaaaattgtatgtCATATTTATATAAGTTATACcaaatgtaatatttatttgacaaataaagaagtctGAATGTAAATCTCATGTTGGTTTTTATGAGATTGTAGTCCCCATATTCTATCTCAATCTTCGCTTAGAAGTAATGCTAGGGGTTGTATGTTTCAGATCGACCCATTAAACATGTTCTATAATTTGGACAGCTTCGACACAGAATTTTCCGCTGACTCCGTCGAATGGTGTCCATCCGATgctcacaaaaatatatttgtatgtGGAACGTATCAATTAATAAAAGACGAGGAACTAGAAGCGGATACAGCAAAGTCGAAACGTTTAGGACGAATATATATGTTCAAAGTTGATTGCAATGGGCTTTTGACTTTGTTACAAAAGTTAGAAGTACCTGCAGTGTTAGACATGAAATGGGCACACGTatgccaaaatagaattttactcGGAGTTGTAAATTCTTTGGGGTATTTGCAAATATACCAAATGAAAAATAACAAAGAGAAGGAGAATTTGGAATTATTAATGGAAAGAAAAGTTGCAGATGATAAGGAAGTTCTTGCTTTATCTTTGGACTGGTGCAGCGGTAGATGGTCGCACGATAACGCATCGAATTTAAGCATAGTAGTTAGTGATTCGAAAGGTTCTCTAacgttatttaaaattaatgaaaacgaACTGATCTGTATTAATTCCTGGCCTGCGCATAAATTCGAAGCTTGGATTACAGCTTTCGATTACTGGGACACGAACGTGATATATAGCGGTACGATCGAACGGTTTTCGAACCATTACCAAAATGTTTAAACACTTTCTGATAACAATTCAATTTAAGGTGGTGACGATTGCAAATTTCAAAGATTCGATACTAGAATAGGAACAAATCCCACTGCGATAAGTACAGCTCACGATGCCGGCGTTACAAGTTTGCACAGTAATGCGACGAAAGAACATTTACTAGCATCCGGAAGGTGACGTATTGCAAACGGAGAATAATCAAACTATCAAGATTAGATGTTTAACCGTGTACTCACATATTTTCAGCTACGACGAATCGTTGAGATTATGGGACACGAGGAATTTGAAGACACCTGTGTCAAAGATGGATCTCGGTGGTGGCGTTTGGCGTTTGAAATGGGATCCTTTCGCGCGTAGGCATTTGCTCGCCGCTTGCATGTATGGCGGATTTCGAATAGTCGACTGCGAGAACACGGAAACACCGTGCGTCATTGGTGAATACAATGAGCACGAAAGCCTGGCGTATGGATGCGATTGGTCCTTTTTGAACAGCACAGAGATTCCGGAACGTATACTCAAAACAGAAGCGCGCGAGGTCTGTTTGATCGGTACCTGCTCCTTTTACGACCACGTGTTAAAATTGTCCGCAGTGTACTTAAAAGACAATTAAAGGGGTATCTTTGTAAACCTTttgtaaatggcctgtttttcaaacattttttttaaataatgtaacgcgtagattgatttaaaatttgaggtatcatttattaatgtTATAATGTATTTTGTAttaagtgtataaatcagcgggactgtttttgttatattcatgacgaaattctttttaaatcaaagcaaggaatacaattccttTTTCCAAGgaaaacaatggaaaaacgtgacgaaggaaaagacttatgtgcgatgcttgctgattactgctggaaacttgttattgaaaatcgggatacgaGAAACAAGCGTCAAACAAGGCGGaaccatttttaatttgtttacatcagaaataggtaagtgtttgtattcaattttctttattaagcattgccacaatgaaatgtgaatataactcgtatttttataaccttttgtaatgattggcacccaaaaagacaaaaaaaaatgtatgtaattaagcatagtaagcaaaaacatacttgagtggtaccaacgtcgactacgcatagcgacggccctggcgagtcgagaaaaggctgcaatggccgtctggcgcgaacgcgtcgcgcacacgctgtcaatattttctaaaccttctcgtatattaagctaaccaaatacttttcgtgaatggtttctttaccagaaatgtctgtagaatgcattcctgtatagtaaattcctgctagataaaggatttttcacataaatacaaaaatagagcgtacaaagtacccgcgtcggcacattttcaaactttaacaaccatttacaactattaggaagtacataaaaatataattgactatatgaatatgtagaggagagtcccctctatctcttgactcgaacttgaactttctcgcgtgtttagtttttgcgtaacacgtcattttgtatcaaaatcgggcatttttacaaaaaccaatgtttttcgaaaacgttgcgtgatggagcaattctgctttcagatttggttttaggatgacaa encodes:
- the LOC143352408 gene encoding diphthine methyltransferase isoform X1: MEEERGSIEVPTKVTEPVLSVPNPRVLQQTVPTIDPLNMFYNLDSFDTEFSADSVEWCPSDAHKNIFVCGTYQLIKDEELEADTAKSKRLGRIYMFKVDCNGLLTLLQKLEVPAVLDMKWAHVCQNRILLGVVNSLGYLQIYQMKNNKEKENLELLMERKVADDKEVLALSLDWCSGRWSHDNASNLSIVVSDSKGSLTLFKINENELICINSWPAHKFEAWITAFDYWDTNVIYSGGDDCKFQRFDTRIGTNPTAISTAHDAGVTSLHSNATKEHLLASGSYDESLRLWDTRNLKTPVSKMDLGGGVWRLKWDPFARRHLLAACMYGGFRIVDCENTETPCVIGEYNEHESLAYGCDWSFLNSTEIPERILKTEAREVCLIGTCSFYDHVLKLSAVYLKDN
- the LOC143352390 gene encoding phosphatidylinositol N-acetylglucosaminyltransferase subunit Y-like: MNMSTSSYEYYFLLLLVLLPIYLFFKLWSWLGWQLFVNN
- the LOC143352363 gene encoding uncharacterized protein LOC143352363, whose protein sequence is MPKAKKKSYLKKVREMREYRREKLRSETIEERAIRLYTAAERMKNARAKETEEQAAIRRMQEAQRMARHRAKKKRCLDENLAREISKIAELSKMPDAATIAQMSEMNMNKISAELKQMMERGKVPEHIVQMAQLAEFSKMTELNKMSQDMAKRYEMEKMAEFAKTTEYMKMQEIAKMSEIAKMNEMVKLSEMAKYNDITKINEIAKMNEMMKISQMAKINEVQRMNEIAKLNEMVKMTEMAKYNNDITKLNEIAQINEMAKEIAKMNEKTKMNEMIKMANIQNDITKMPEYSKMAEMAKLTELAKLNEITITKLNDPPPPKVPEIPRIPEPVITVPNPRNLQNVQTVQVAQASPSSTINFPTVPGQGKYAQLLVIIEELGRDIRLSYAGSRSAAERLKMGIQHARILVRECLLETEHNARQ
- the LOC143352408 gene encoding diphthine methyltransferase isoform X2, whose product is MFYNLDSFDTEFSADSVEWCPSDAHKNIFVCGTYQLIKDEELEADTAKSKRLGRIYMFKVDCNGLLTLLQKLEVPAVLDMKWAHVCQNRILLGVVNSLGYLQIYQMKNNKEKENLELLMERKVADDKEVLALSLDWCSGRWSHDNASNLSIVVSDSKGSLTLFKINENELICINSWPAHKFEAWITAFDYWDTNVIYSGGDDCKFQRFDTRIGTNPTAISTAHDAGVTSLHSNATKEHLLASGSYDESLRLWDTRNLKTPVSKMDLGGGVWRLKWDPFARRHLLAACMYGGFRIVDCENTETPCVIGEYNEHESLAYGCDWSFLNSTEIPERILKTEAREVCLIGTCSFYDHVLKLSAVYLKDN